Proteins encoded within one genomic window of Candidatus Giovannonibacteria bacterium:
- a CDS encoding transposase yields the protein MRKFRFTNGEFYHVYNRGVDKRDIFLDGYDFERFLQGMEDFNSVKPIGSIFEHSFRKLLLSNRIAKLVDVVCFCLNPNHYHMILRQRVDNGISEYMRRIGTGFTQHFNFKYHRTGVLLQGKFKAKHINSNEYLLHLSAYVNLNNKAHRIKGNKKFRSSWEEYFSKQKSKSSLCRSAIILEQFDSADEYRKFAESSLNDILERKRLFKEMEDLLCE from the coding sequence ATGCGTAAATTTAGATTTACAAACGGAGAGTTTTATCACGTTTATAATCGCGGTGTAGATAAACGGGATATATTTTTGGACGGTTATGATTTCGAAAGATTTCTTCAAGGCATGGAAGATTTTAATTCCGTAAAACCAATTGGCAGTATTTTTGAACATTCTTTTAGAAAACTTCTACTTAGCAATCGGATTGCTAAGTTGGTGGACGTCGTGTGTTTTTGTCTTAACCCCAATCATTATCATATGATTTTGCGCCAAAGGGTAGACAATGGGATCAGTGAATATATGCGAAGAATAGGGACCGGGTTTACTCAACATTTCAATTTTAAATATCACAGAACAGGCGTTCTTCTCCAAGGAAAATTCAAAGCTAAACATATCAATTCAAACGAGTATTTATTGCATTTGAGCGCATACGTAAACCTAAACAATAAAGCGCACAGAATTAAAGGCAACAAAAAGTTTAGATCAAGTTGGGAAGAATATTTTTCTAAGCAAAAATCTAAATCTTCCCTTTGCAGATCGGCTATTATTCTTGAACAGTTTGATAGCGCCGATGAATATAGGAAGTTTGCGGAAAGCTCCCTCAACGATATTTTGGAGCGAAAGCGGCTATTTAAAGAAATGGAGGATTTGTTATGTGAATAG
- the trmD gene encoding tRNA (guanosine(37)-N1)-methyltransferase TrmD: protein MSNLRFDIITIFPKVFRDYFNESIISRAQKKKLAKIKIWDLRNFLPASMRSFGRVDDRPYGGGPGMVLKIEPLAKALDSILQLRRPTSKSEKTSDVLIILLSASGKQFNSKMAGDFAKKYKRIIFICGRYEGIDERVKSIIENWKPARPAGGLKIENLSIGPYVLTGGELPAMVIVDAVLRKIPGVLGKSESLEEKRHGIGVPAYTRPEIFKWKGKTYKVPKILLSGNHKKIAAWRQANKAS from the coding sequence ATGTCAAACTTGCGTTTCGATATCATCACAATTTTTCCGAAAGTTTTTAGGGATTATTTTAACGAGTCCATAATTTCGCGCGCCCAAAAAAAGAAATTGGCAAAAATAAAAATCTGGGATTTAAGAAATTTCTTGCCCGCCTCAATGCGTAGCTTTGGGCGGGTTGACGACCGGCCCTACGGCGGCGGCCCGGGGATGGTATTGAAAATTGAGCCGCTTGCCAAAGCTCTTGATTCAATTCTTCAACTTAGACGTCCGACGTCTAAGTCAGAGAAGACGTCGGACGTCTTGATAATTTTACTCTCCGCTTCCGGAAAACAATTTAATTCTAAAATGGCCGGAGATTTCGCCAAGAAATATAAACGGATTATTTTTATCTGCGGCCGCTATGAAGGCATTGACGAGCGCGTTAAATCAATAATTGAAAATTGGAAACCTGCCCGTCCGGCAGGCGGGTTAAAAATTGAAAATTTGAGCATAGGTCCCTATGTCCTCACCGGCGGGGAACTCCCCGCGATGGTTATTGTTGACGCAGTTTTAAGAAAAATTCCCGGGGTTTTGGGCAAGTCCGAATCGCTTGAAGAAAAAAGGCACGGCATCGGCGTGCCGGCCTACACAAGGCCGGAAATATTCAAATGGAAGGGGAAAACATATAAAGTCCCCAAAATCCTTCTTTCCGGGAATCATAAAAAAATAGCCGCCTGGCGACAGGCAAATAAAGCTAGTTAG
- the mltG gene encoding endolytic transglycosylase MltG, giving the protein MIQNGDIKKLLTAALALFLLLSGIFFLGKFPAYIKYKEKERMVSNEAAVTIPEGYSVRQIGEALEKAGLFSKDEFVLEAQKHEGYLFPDTYRFYKTAKPEQVIAKMRDNFNKKITPEILAEAKSSGKTLEQIIIMASLLEEEVKSTADRKIVAGILWKRLRLGMGLNVDAALTYVLGKPSGELTEADLKYDSSYNTYRYRGLPPGPISNPGMDAILAALRPTGSEYFYYLTDKGGKTHYAKTLEEHALNKYKYLK; this is encoded by the coding sequence ATGATTCAAAACGGTGACATTAAAAAACTTTTAACCGCGGCCCTCGCGCTCTTCCTTCTCCTTTCGGGTATTTTCTTTTTGGGAAAATTTCCGGCTTACATAAAATACAAAGAAAAAGAAAGAATGGTTTCCAATGAGGCGGCCGTGACCATTCCGGAAGGATACAGCGTCCGCCAGATAGGGGAAGCGCTTGAGAAAGCGGGGCTTTTTTCAAAAGACGAATTTGTTTTGGAGGCCCAAAAGCACGAAGGATATTTGTTCCCGGACACTTATAGATTTTACAAAACCGCGAAGCCGGAGCAGGTGATAGCCAAAATGAGGGATAATTTCAATAAGAAGATAACCCCCGAGATTTTGGCGGAGGCAAAGAGCTCCGGCAAGACCTTGGAGCAGATTATAATAATGGCCTCGCTTTTGGAAGAAGAAGTTAAAAGCACCGCGGACAGGAAAATAGTAGCGGGGATTTTGTGGAAGCGGCTTCGGCTTGGCATGGGGCTTAATGTTGACGCCGCGCTTACTTACGTTTTGGGCAAACCGAGCGGCGAGCTGACGGAGGCGGACTTAAAATACGATTCTTCCTACAATACCTACCGTTATCGCGGTTTGCCGCCCGGGCCGATTTCCAACCCCGGGATGGACGCGATTTTGGCGGCTTTGCGTCCGACTGGCTCCGAATATTTTTATTACCTTACGGATAAAGGCGGCAAAACGCATTACGCCAAGACATTGGAAGAGCACGCGCTTAATAAATATAAATATCTAAAATAG
- the rpsP gene encoding 30S ribosomal protein S16 produces the protein MLIIRLQRVGRKNDPNFRLVVTDSKRGPKSGGYLETLGSYSPKTKKALFKSERIKRWIINGAQLSATARSLLIKGGIITK, from the coding sequence ATGTTAATTATCCGCTTACAGCGCGTCGGGAGGAAAAACGACCCGAATTTCCGGCTGGTGGTTACGGATTCCAAAAGGGGCCCCAAAAGCGGCGGCTATTTGGAGACGCTCGGCTCTTACAGCCCGAAAACGAAGAAAGCACTTTTTAAAAGCGAACGCATTAAGCGCTGGATAATAAACGGCGCCCAGCTTTCTGCTACGGCGCGCAGTTTACTGATTAAAGGTGGTATAATTACCAAATAA
- a CDS encoding KH domain-containing protein: MAAKASSTYSDEEFLEYVVKALVDNPSAVKVARKVDEMGVLLSVKVGKEDVGKLIGRQGNTAKALRTLLRVVGIKNHARVNLKIEEPEGGTHVPRSRGVDDMVDDLKL; the protein is encoded by the coding sequence ATGGCTGCAAAAGCATCTAGCACGTATTCTGACGAGGAATTTTTGGAGTATGTGGTCAAAGCGCTCGTTGATAATCCCAGCGCTGTCAAGGTTGCGAGGAAGGTTGATGAGATGGGCGTCCTTTTGTCCGTGAAAGTGGGCAAAGAAGACGTCGGCAAGCTCATCGGCCGCCAAGGCAACACCGCCAAGGCGCTCCGCACGCTTCTGCGCGTGGTCGGAATAAAAAACCACGCGCGGGTGAACCTCAAGATTGAGGAACCGGAAGGAGGGACTCATGTTCCAAGAAGCCGGGGCGTGGACGACATGGTTGACGACCTTAAACTTTAA
- a CDS encoding protein-L-isoaspartate O-methyltransferase, with translation MALADNLIKRGVLKTPRLIEAFRAVDRKNFVPKEFEDYAYIDEPLAIGEGQTISQPWTVAFMLELLNPESGDNIMEVGYGSGWQTALLAYVGANVYAIERVPELCKFGKENFEEFFNLPLNPLLNKEGRGEVRFYCQDGVPGLPEIAQKIGGFDKIIAAASASPKPGLGHLGLGHLPATWRNQLKIGGKIVAPIGGSIFEFTHTPNCLVCGFIKKNKTAPANTAHKFDATEHPGFVFVPLISDNDSKR, from the coding sequence ATGGCTTTAGCTGACAATTTAATCAAAAGAGGAGTTCTGAAAACACCTCGGCTGATTGAGGCGTTCCGGGCAGTTGATAGAAAAAATTTTGTGCCAAAAGAATTTGAGGATTACGCATATATTGATGAGCCGCTTGCGATAGGTGAGGGGCAGACGATTTCCCAGCCGTGGACGGTGGCTTTTATGCTTGAGCTTTTAAACCCGGAGTCCGGGGATAATATTATGGAGGTTGGCTACGGCTCCGGCTGGCAGACGGCGCTTTTGGCCTATGTAGGCGCAAATGTCTACGCGATTGAAAGGGTGCCGGAACTTTGTAAATTCGGAAAAGAAAATTTTGAGGAGTTTTTTAACCTCCCCTTAAATCCCCTCCTTAATAAGGAAGGGAGGGGGGAGGTAAGGTTTTATTGCCAGGACGGCGTTCCGGGTCTCCCTGAAATTGCTCAAAAAATAGGTGGCTTTGATAAAATAATCGCCGCGGCCTCCGCTAGCCCCAAACCAGGTTTGGGGCATTTGGGTTTGGGGCATTTGCCGGCTACTTGGCGGAATCAATTAAAAATCGGCGGCAAAATCGTCGCCCCTATCGGCGGCAGTATTTTTGAATTTACCCACACACCAAACTGTTTGGTGTGTGGGTTTATTAAAAAAAATAAAACCGCGCCCGCTAATACAGCGCATAAATTTGATGCGACCGAGCATCCCGGTTTTGTGTTTGTGCCTTTAATTTCCGACAATGATTCAAAACGGTGA